The following nucleotide sequence is from Paenibacillus andongensis.
AACGGTATTATTATGCTGAGAGGCCAAACGAAAATCATGGTTTTCTCTCAAACAGCGAATGCTATCGTTACCGTGTTAACCTTATTCATCGCGATTTCCAATGTACCTGGTTGGAATGGCTTGATCGGTGCTCTCGCACAATCTGTTGGTATGCTGGCTGAGCTTCTAGTCGTACTCTTTGTACTCAAACGAACGTCCGAAAACGGACAAACGAATTTTTCTACAGAAAATTTGTAAAGAAATCGAGTGATAACTGCTGATGAAAACGTCTATACCTATAAAGCCACAAGACCATCTGCTCAAGCTGTTTACGTTTTCCTTTTTTATGACGATGGGGATTGTCGTTACTTTTTTCCCGCTTTACTTTGATTACAAAGGATATTCCAAGCTTCAAATCGGTTTACTGTATGCGATTGGACCCCTGATTGGGATAGCGACCAACTTACTGTGGGGATTCCTTAGTGATCGCTTCCAAACGGTTAAGAAAATCATGATCATTCTGATTATCGGGCAGCTTATCACTGCCATCTTGGTATTTACCGCTGGTTGGTTCTCCCTGCTGTACATATGCTTAGCGATGTTTTTCTTTTTCCAGCAGCCCGTAAACTCATTGAATGACAGCCAGTTAATGTTAAGTATTCGAGATAGCGGTAAGAGCTACGCCTCCTTCCGCGTCTGGGGGTCCATCGGTTTCGCCGTATCTGCCGGAGGTTTCGGGTTAATTCTTAGACACTATGGAACAGGGCTCACGCCAATACTATGCCTGCTTACGATTAGCTGCACGTTAGTCATTGTCTTTTTGCTGAAAGATGCCCGCCAAGGTGGCAAGAAGATGGCATTCGGAGGCATGCTCAATATCATTCGTTCCAAGAAGTTCATCTGGTTCTTATTGTTAATTATTATTATGTCCGTTTCACATCGTTTCAACGATGGATTCCTCGCCTTGTACATGCGCCAGCTTGGGGCATCTGATTCTTTGATTGGCTATGCTTGGATGACCTCGGCTCTTAGTGAAATTCCGGTGTTTTTCTTTCTGAGCAAGCATGGACATAGGTTCAAAGAATTACCTCTGCTTGCCTTTGCAGGAATCATATATGCCGTGCGTTTCTTCATTATGGGTTCAATTCAAGATCCTACTTGGGTAATAGGTGTTCAATTGTTGCACAGTTTAACATTTGGTATCTTCTTATTCACGGCTAATCGCTATATTAGCCAAATCATTCCTGATGAATATCGCTCTTCTGGGCAAGCCATCTTCGCTGTTGCATGGTCAAGTATTGCAGGACTAATTAGCGGCACGTTAGGCGGTTGGATTTTTGATTTAGCTGGTGGAAGCACAGTCTATATCATTGCAGCCTGCTTATCGATCGTCGCGGCTATTGGTTTTCTGGGCACTCATATTTTTCAAAACGATGACGGTGAAAGCATGCCAAGTGGTCGATAAGTTTTAAATTGAAAGGGTTGATCACGTGTTAGCCATTGAACGGTTATCTCACAGCTTCCGCACAGGCCAAGAAGAAACCCCCGTTCTTCATGAGCTGAATTTCCGAGTAGAGCAAGGAGAAATGGTTGCTCTGCTCGGCAGTTCAGGCTCCGGGAAATCGACACTGCTAAATTTAATGGCAGGCCTAATGAAACCCACCCGTGGCAGTATTTTAATCGCTGGACAGGCCATAGAGAAAATGAGCGAAAACCGTTTGGCGGAGTTTCGGCGGACTCATATCGGATTCATCTTCCAATCTTATGAATTAATACCACATTTAACCGTTCGCGAGAATGTAGAACTTCCACTTGTATTCCAAAGTGTTGCAAGTCAAGAACGTAAACAAAGAGCAATGGCTCTTTTACAGCAAGTCGGTATCGGGGATAAATCTGATATGTTTCCGTCGCAGTTATCTGGAGGACAACAACAACGTGTCAGCATTGCCCGTTCCTTGATTACGAATCCAGCTATCGTCTTTGCCGACGAACCTACAGGTAATCTGGATACGAAGACGGAGACAGAGATCATTGACCTACTCATTGACTTGAACCGGAATGGCATTACGTTCGTTATTGTTACCCATGAGCATGAAGTTGCTCGCAGAACGCGGCGCATTTTGCAGCTTCGCGATGGTTATTTGCTGGAAGGAAACGGGCAGGAAGGGGAAGCCGGATGAAACTTAAGGATTACCTGCGTCTTGGCTGGGACCAACTGCAGCGACGCAAGGTTGTGACAGCGCTTTGTACCGTCGGAATTGCCATTGGCTCGGCATCCATTATGGTTGCTCTTGGCTTTGGCGAGTCGATTCAACACTACAGCCAGAAGCAAATGAGCTTCTATCTCAAAACTGATGAAATCACCATCGTAGACCAAAACAGCGATCCTAGCAGTCCTTCTAAAGTTACGACAAGTAAGCTCGATCTCATTCGTACTTTTCCTCATGTTAAATCGGTAGCTAGTTTTCAAAATTTAGGACAATTCAGCTTCACTGTCGATGACGGTAAAGAAAGCTACCTTGACCTCAAGGCAACGGAGTTGAGTACTTTAGAGGACTTCGACGCTAAGTTCCAACAAGGCGGGGCGAGTGACCAGATCAATAATATCGTTCTGGGTTATGGAGCTACGCTCGGTGTATTGGATATAAAGACGCAGGAAGTACGTAATAAACTCATGCAGCAAAATCCTAGCAATGAACAAGCCGAAACTTACCGTCAGATGGGTGCTATTCCTTACCCCCTCTATCAAAAGCAAATATCGTTGAAGTCGAATAATAACCAGGAGCAGCCAGGGAACCCATCTGGGACGAACACCATCCAACCAAATGAGGTGACAGTTCGCGTCATTGGCGTACTTAAGAAGCCCGATGGATTGCCAGAATCCATGCTGCAAGGGAACAAAACCGCTTATGTATCTCCGGAAACAGGTCTCAAAATTCTACAAGCCCAAAATAAATCCTCAACAAATAGACATGTTCAGTATTCAGAAGTTAGAGTTAAAGTAGATAGTAGTATGAATGTGAAACAAGTAGATGAAATGATTAAAAAACTTCAACTCGCCACGCAGACTAATTTGTATCAAGAAGATCGCATGAAAGGCGAGTTCGCCATTGTTAGATTGCTGCTCACCGGTGTTGGCCTTTTTGTTCTCTTCGTAGCTTCCATTTCCATCGTGGTCGCGATGACCATGTCCACTCATCAACGCAGGCGACAGATTGGAATCATGAAAGTACTTGGTGCGAATTTGAAGCAAATCCGCAATATGTTTATCGTAGAATCTTCGCTTCTTGGCATGTTGGGTGGCTTTGTAGGTATTTTGCTCTCTTATTGGGTCATTTGGGGAATAAATTTGATCATTATCCAATTTGGTTCCAATAGAGGGGATCCCGTGGAAATCTTATTTATAAGCTTATGGATTCTTCCAGTCGGTATGTTTTTTGCGATTATGACGGGCGTTCTTTCGGGTTTATACCCGGCAGTTAAAGCTTCTCGAACCGATGCACTAACAGCAATTAAGCGAGAATAGGAGATTGTTTAGCATGAGGAAAAAGAAAACATGGATGCTAATTCTAACAGCAGTCATTGTCTGCGGCATTAGCAGCTTTCTATACATATCAAGCCATCCTAATCAAAAGAATACAAAAAATGCTGATGCTGCTGCTGCATTCAATGCCCTACAATTCAAAGTTACAAAAGAAGATTTGGTTAACAGCATTGAAGTAAAAGGGAAATCTTCTTATGAGAAGGAGACGCGCGTCTACGCACCCTTCAGCGGTGAAATTAAAGCTTGGCACATCACTGACGGGGCTCAAGTAAAAAAGGGACAACCGTTGTTTGAGCTAGATGCAACACCGCTAAGAAGTGAAATTGCTGCCCTGCAATCTAACTTGAAGAAACAAAAGTTGGAAGCTGATCTAGCCAATTTCAAAGCTGCTGGGCCTGGCGGGGATACGGGTAGTGGAGCTGCAGGCGCTGTTGGGGAAGATGATGCCCGCCAGCGCTTTGCCGCGTCAGAAGGACGTAAAATTCAAGAGCAGCTGAATGCGGTCAATGATCAATCCATTCAATTGCAATTGGCTAAGAAACAAGAGAAAGTCGAACAAGCTTCCTTCATTTCGCCTGAGAATGGCATCTTTTTATTCGAAGACTCCTCCAAAATTCCTAAGTCTGTCGAGGAAAGCGTACGTATCGGTAAAATTGTAGATTTGACGAGATTACAGTTGGTTTGTACGGTTGGTGAATTTGATGTATTTCGAATTAAGCCAGATATGCTCGTACAAGTAAAAGTAGATGCACTGAAACAGAAAAAGCTTCAAGGTAAGGTTGAAAAAGTATCCAAGTTTGCCAAAACTGGCACGGACCAAGGCACAAGTTCAGCTCAATTCGAGGTTACGATTTCATTAGAACCAAATGAGCAGCTAATCGCCGGCCTCAGCCTCTCAGGAACGATAGAAACAGATAAAAAGCCACAAACCATTGTCGTACCTACGTTAGCCGTGCTGCATGAGAAAGAAGTCTATTACGTGATGCTGCAGACTCCTCAAGGCGTAGAACGACGTGAAATAGAGATTGGGTTGGAAACCCCTGAGAAAACTGAAGTGATAAAAGGTTTGAATGAAGGCGACACGGTTGTGCTGCAATAGCAACTGCTTTATAATAACGATAAAGATTTAGTACCAAGTAACAATATATGCACAATTCAAGCAGCAAAGGCAGGTAGTTGTTTTTTATGAATTATGAAGATTTTAAGACGATTGTACTAGAGCGCCGCAGTGTTCGAAATTTTACAGAGCAAGAAGTTGCCACCCAAGATATTCGTGAAATTATCGACTGCGCCAGATATGCACCCAGCGATACGAATTCCCAAACCTGGAAGTTTATTGCGATAAGAAATACTGAGAAAATCAAACATATCGAACAATTGACCTGGGACCAACTCCATCTCCGTGCGGCAGCTGCCGAGGAAAAGGGTCTTTCGCGTGAAGCCCGCTTGTTGGTGAAGTCATTCGGCCCCTATGCTACAGCATTCTCCGATGCTCCGGTTCTTATCATTTGCTTAGCGACACCTTACGAATCGAAGTTCCGTGATCGCATTTTTGATCCAATTCAACTCGTCGAAGACACCGTATGGGCCGAAGAAGGCATTAAGAGCTCCTGCTTAGCCTCACAGAACCTGATGCTCGCCGCCCACGCTAGAGGCTTGGCAACCTGCCCGATGACGGGTCCCGTGCTGCTAGCCCAAGATCAGATTCGAGCTTATCTGGACATTCCAGAAGAATGTCAGATTAATATGGTCATTGCCCTCGGTTATCCGAAGGATCGCCCAGGCAAACTCGCACGCAAAGAAATCGATGATATTCTTCAAATTATTGACTAATAGGATGGAATAAGGAGCTGCCGCATTCGCGGACAGCTCCTTTTGTTTTATCACTTTTACTTCATAGCAAAATTCAATTCTCAAAACATTATAACGTTATATTTACTTCGATAATCTTCTGTGCTATTGTAACATTATAACGTTATATTCTTTACATGATAAACACAATTCACCCCTATGCATGTGAGGAGATTTCTAGGCAATCTTAAATGTAAGCGTTAATAAATTGAGTTGCAGAAAAAGGTGACAAGCATGCAAGAGAGATTCGTTTTGCAAAATGTAAAGCACTTGAATGGTGAATGTCTCGATATTGTAATTGAAGACGGGAAGATCGTTGAGTTGACCGCTGCTGGCCGTGGACATGGAAACCAGATTTTTGATTATTCTGGTGTTTATGTCTCAAGTGGCTGGATTGATCTACACACCCATGCCTTTCCTGATTTTGATCCCTACGGCGATGAAATCGATGAGATCGGAATCAAACAAGGTGTAACTACGATTGTAGACGCTGGAAGTTGCGGCGCTGACCGAATTGCAGACTTAGTAGCAAGTAGGGAACGAGCCCAAACGAACTTGTTTGCCTTTTTGAACATTTCACGGATTGGTTTGAAAAGAGTCGATGAATTATCCAACATGGCCTGGATCGATAAGGAAAAGGCTGTGCAGGCCGTAAATCAATACAAAGATATCATTGTTGGATTGAAGGCAAGAATAAGCAAAAGCGTTGTTCGTGACTGCGGCATTGAACCTTTGCTCGCTGCGCGCGCACTTTCTCATGAAACCTCTCTCCCCTTAATGGTTCACATCGGTTCTGGACCGCCGAGTATCGAGGATATCCTTTCACTTTTAGAGAAAAAAGATATCATTACCCATTATCTGAATGGGAAAGCCAATAATCTTTTTGACGAAGATGGTGAACCGTTAAAGACGTTTATGGAAGCTATTGAAAGAGGCGTTCATTTGGATGTTGGGCATGGCACGGCAAGCTTTTCTTTTAAGGTCGCGGAGGCAGCAAAAGAACATCATATCGGTTTAGATACCATCAGCACAGACATCTACCGCGGAAACCGATTGAATGGCCCGGTATTTAGTATGTCCCATGTACTCTCAAAATTTCTTTACTTAGGCTACCCGCTTGAAGAGGTCATCGCAGCTGTCACCACACATGCAGCAAATTGGCTTAATAAGCCAGAACTTGGTCGAATTCAAATAGGTGACGTTGCCAATCTAACCCTGTTTACTATTCAAAATGAACCGACTACTCTTGTCGATTCTGAAGGTGACATGCGTAAAGCAGATCAAATCATACAAGCCAAAGGAGTGGTTGTGAATGGCTCTCTCATTAAATGCTAAATATGGTCTAAAACGCGTCATCAATGCAAGTGGACGAATGAGCATTCTAGGTGTATCTGCTCCAACAGATACGGTCATGGAAGCCATGAAGCATGGCGGGCAAAATTACGTTGAGATTGCGGACCTCGTTGATAAAGCAGGCGACTATATCGCCAAAATTCTAGGTTCCGAAGCTGCGGTTGTCGTCAATTCGGCCTCAAGCGGCATCGCACTCTCTGTCGCGGCTGTTGTGACTGAAGGAGATCGCCGCAGGAGTGAGCGTCTGCATCAAGAGCCAATTGCTAAAAGTGAAATCATCATGCTCAAAGGTCACAATGTTCAATACGGTGCCCCCGTTGAAACAATGATCTATTTGGGAGGCGGTAAGCTCGTTGAAGTTGGCTACGCCAATGAAGGTAAAGCCGAGCATATCGAAGGTGCGATTACGGAACATACAGCCGCTATTCTTTACGTGAAATCCCATCATGCCGTCCAAAAAAATATGATTTCTGTTGAAGAAGCATGGGAGATTGCACAGCGTAATGGTGTTCCGCTTATCGTTGATGCAGCTGCAGAAGAAGATATTCAAAAGTACGTAAAATACTCAGATCTGGCCATCTACAGCGGTTCAAAAGCCATTGAAGGTCCAACGTCAGGGATTATTGGCGGGAAGCGTTGCTATATTGAGTGGGTAAAAGTTCAACTGCATGGAATTGGACGAAGTATGAAGGTTGGCAAAGAAACCACTTTCGGCTTACTTCAAGCGCTTGATGAATATGGCGTCAAAGAAGATAAAAGCGAACAAGAAAAAGCAGCTTTGCAAGTGTTAATGCCTCTAAGTGAAATCAATGGTTTAAAAGTGACCATTGTACAGGATGAAGCCGGTCGTGCGATTTTCCGCGCACGCATTCAAATTGATCCTGAGCAAGCAGGCACTACAGCCAAGGAAGTTGTAACAGGACTGCAAAGCGGTGAGATTGCTATCTACACTCGCGATTATGGCGTGAGACAGGGCTATTTCGATATCGATCCACGTCCGCTTCAAGGCGATGATATTGAAGTTATCGCTGCTCAAATACGTAAATTAGTAGGAGGCAACTAATATGTCCAACATTGCAAAACGTTTTTATAAAGGTCGCGCGGCATTGAATGTACTGGCAAATAGTATAGAAAATGCCAAAGAGATATTTGAAGCAGCGGAAGGTTACGTACTTGTCGGCGTTCTTTCCAAAGACTACCCAACAGTCGAGTTAGCTGTAGCTGCTATGAAAGAATACGGTAAAGCCATTGACGAAGCTGTCTCAATCGGACTTGGCGCTGGCGATAATCGTCAAGCTGCTGTTGTCGCAGCCATTGCGAAACACTATCCTGGCAGCCATATTAACCAGGTTTTCCCTGCCGTTGGTGCAACACGCGCTAATCTTGGCGACCAAGATAGCTGGATTAACAGCTTGGTATCCCCTACTGGCCGCGTTGGCTATGTCAATATCTCAACAGGTCCAGTGAGCGCTGCACAATCCGAGCATGCGATTGTACCTGTCAAAACGGCTATCGCGCTTGTCCGCGATATGGGCGGCAATGCCTTGAAATATTTCCCGATGAATGGCTTAAGCTGTGAAGACGAATTGCGCGCTGTTGCGCAAGCATGCGGAGAAGAAGGTTTTGCCTTGGAACCAACTGGCGGCATCGACATGGATAATTTCGAAACGATCCTGCGTATCGCACTGGAAGCTAAAGTTCCACAAGTCATCCCTCACGTGTATTCATCGATCATCGACAAAGCTACAGGAAAGACGAGAGCCCAAGATGTCCGCGAATTACTGGAGATCATGAAGAAACTGGTTGATCATCATGGCTAAAAGAATTGCTGCTTTTGGAGAGGTCATGATGCGCTTGCAGGTGCCAGGGTATGAACTCTTATCCCAAGCAAGCAATTTGAATTATTCTTTCTCCGGT
It contains:
- a CDS encoding ABC transporter ATP-binding protein, translated to MLAIERLSHSFRTGQEETPVLHELNFRVEQGEMVALLGSSGSGKSTLLNLMAGLMKPTRGSILIAGQAIEKMSENRLAEFRRTHIGFIFQSYELIPHLTVRENVELPLVFQSVASQERKQRAMALLQQVGIGDKSDMFPSQLSGGQQQRVSIARSLITNPAIVFADEPTGNLDTKTETEIIDLLIDLNRNGITFVIVTHEHEVARRTRRILQLRDGYLLEGNGQEGEAG
- the dagF gene encoding 2-dehydro-3-deoxy-phosphogluconate aldolase — its product is MSNIAKRFYKGRAALNVLANSIENAKEIFEAAEGYVLVGVLSKDYPTVELAVAAMKEYGKAIDEAVSIGLGAGDNRQAAVVAAIAKHYPGSHINQVFPAVGATRANLGDQDSWINSLVSPTGRVGYVNISTGPVSAAQSEHAIVPVKTAIALVRDMGGNALKYFPMNGLSCEDELRAVAQACGEEGFALEPTGGIDMDNFETILRIALEAKVPQVIPHVYSSIIDKATGKTRAQDVRELLEIMKKLVDHHG
- a CDS encoding efflux RND transporter periplasmic adaptor subunit → MRKKKTWMLILTAVIVCGISSFLYISSHPNQKNTKNADAAAAFNALQFKVTKEDLVNSIEVKGKSSYEKETRVYAPFSGEIKAWHITDGAQVKKGQPLFELDATPLRSEIAALQSNLKKQKLEADLANFKAAGPGGDTGSGAAGAVGEDDARQRFAASEGRKIQEQLNAVNDQSIQLQLAKKQEKVEQASFISPENGIFLFEDSSKIPKSVEESVRIGKIVDLTRLQLVCTVGEFDVFRIKPDMLVQVKVDALKQKKLQGKVEKVSKFAKTGTDQGTSSAQFEVTISLEPNEQLIAGLSLSGTIETDKKPQTIVVPTLAVLHEKEVYYVMLQTPQGVERREIEIGLETPEKTEVIKGLNEGDTVVLQ
- a CDS encoding DgaE family pyridoxal phosphate-dependent ammonia lyase, yielding MALSLNAKYGLKRVINASGRMSILGVSAPTDTVMEAMKHGGQNYVEIADLVDKAGDYIAKILGSEAAVVVNSASSGIALSVAAVVTEGDRRRSERLHQEPIAKSEIIMLKGHNVQYGAPVETMIYLGGGKLVEVGYANEGKAEHIEGAITEHTAAILYVKSHHAVQKNMISVEEAWEIAQRNGVPLIVDAAAEEDIQKYVKYSDLAIYSGSKAIEGPTSGIIGGKRCYIEWVKVQLHGIGRSMKVGKETTFGLLQALDEYGVKEDKSEQEKAALQVLMPLSEINGLKVTIVQDEAGRAIFRARIQIDPEQAGTTAKEVVTGLQSGEIAIYTRDYGVRQGYFDIDPRPLQGDDIEVIAAQIRKLVGGN
- a CDS encoding ABC transporter permease, with the translated sequence MKLKDYLRLGWDQLQRRKVVTALCTVGIAIGSASIMVALGFGESIQHYSQKQMSFYLKTDEITIVDQNSDPSSPSKVTTSKLDLIRTFPHVKSVASFQNLGQFSFTVDDGKESYLDLKATELSTLEDFDAKFQQGGASDQINNIVLGYGATLGVLDIKTQEVRNKLMQQNPSNEQAETYRQMGAIPYPLYQKQISLKSNNNQEQPGNPSGTNTIQPNEVTVRVIGVLKKPDGLPESMLQGNKTAYVSPETGLKILQAQNKSSTNRHVQYSEVRVKVDSSMNVKQVDEMIKKLQLATQTNLYQEDRMKGEFAIVRLLLTGVGLFVLFVASISIVVAMTMSTHQRRRQIGIMKVLGANLKQIRNMFIVESSLLGMLGGFVGILLSYWVIWGINLIIIQFGSNRGDPVEILFISLWILPVGMFFAIMTGVLSGLYPAVKASRTDALTAIKRE
- a CDS encoding amidohydrolase/deacetylase family metallohydrolase, whose translation is MQERFVLQNVKHLNGECLDIVIEDGKIVELTAAGRGHGNQIFDYSGVYVSSGWIDLHTHAFPDFDPYGDEIDEIGIKQGVTTIVDAGSCGADRIADLVASRERAQTNLFAFLNISRIGLKRVDELSNMAWIDKEKAVQAVNQYKDIIVGLKARISKSVVRDCGIEPLLAARALSHETSLPLMVHIGSGPPSIEDILSLLEKKDIITHYLNGKANNLFDEDGEPLKTFMEAIERGVHLDVGHGTASFSFKVAEAAKEHHIGLDTISTDIYRGNRLNGPVFSMSHVLSKFLYLGYPLEEVIAAVTTHAANWLNKPELGRIQIGDVANLTLFTIQNEPTTLVDSEGDMRKADQIIQAKGVVVNGSLIKC
- a CDS encoding MFS transporter, yielding MKTSIPIKPQDHLLKLFTFSFFMTMGIVVTFFPLYFDYKGYSKLQIGLLYAIGPLIGIATNLLWGFLSDRFQTVKKIMIILIIGQLITAILVFTAGWFSLLYICLAMFFFFQQPVNSLNDSQLMLSIRDSGKSYASFRVWGSIGFAVSAGGFGLILRHYGTGLTPILCLLTISCTLVIVFLLKDARQGGKKMAFGGMLNIIRSKKFIWFLLLIIIMSVSHRFNDGFLALYMRQLGASDSLIGYAWMTSALSEIPVFFFLSKHGHRFKELPLLAFAGIIYAVRFFIMGSIQDPTWVIGVQLLHSLTFGIFLFTANRYISQIIPDEYRSSGQAIFAVAWSSIAGLISGTLGGWIFDLAGGSTVYIIAACLSIVAAIGFLGTHIFQNDDGESMPSGR
- a CDS encoding nitroreductase family protein, encoding MNYEDFKTIVLERRSVRNFTEQEVATQDIREIIDCARYAPSDTNSQTWKFIAIRNTEKIKHIEQLTWDQLHLRAAAAEEKGLSREARLLVKSFGPYATAFSDAPVLIICLATPYESKFRDRIFDPIQLVEDTVWAEEGIKSSCLASQNLMLAAHARGLATCPMTGPVLLAQDQIRAYLDIPEECQINMVIALGYPKDRPGKLARKEIDDILQIID